A region from the Arachis ipaensis cultivar K30076 chromosome B01, Araip1.1, whole genome shotgun sequence genome encodes:
- the LOC107617441 gene encoding short-chain dehydrogenase cctT-like, whose amino-acid sequence MSDPKIVLVTGCAIGGIGYEYCKAFAEKNCHVFASDISTRMQDMKQLESHSNIETLEIDVSSDQSVNSAVSTVISKRGRIDILVNNAGIGSTGPLAELPLDAIRKAWEINTLGQLRMVQHVVPHMASSRSGRIVNVGSIVGTVSTPWAGSYCSSKAAVIAMSNSLRLELRPFGIDVVLVLPGSVRSNLGRANLERLGNQDWKLYKEFKDAIAERARASQGEKATDGRVFARHVVNKVLRTRPPKQIAFGHMTGLFALLSWSPIWVRDMFFSTRFGLNRKL is encoded by the coding sequence ATGAGTGATCCTAAAATTGTACTAGTCACTGGCTGTGCCATAGGTGGCATTGGCTATGAATATTGCAAGGCATTTGCCGAGAAAAATTGCCATGTCTTTGCTTCAGACATCTCAACAAGGATGCAAGACATGAAACAATTGGAGTCACACAGCAACATAGAAACACTCGAAATTGATGTATCTTCAGATCAAAGTGTTAATTCGGCGGTTTCAACCGTTATATCAAAGCGCGGTCGCATTGATATTCTGGTTAACAACGCCGGCATAGGTAGCACCGGTCCGTTAGCCGAATTGCCACTCGACGCAATTCGCAAAGCGTGGGAAATCAACACGTTGGGACAACTTAGAATGGTTCAGCATGTTGTCCCTCACATGGCTTCTAGCAGGAGTGGGAGAATAGTCAACGTTGGAAGCATTGTGGGAACCGTGTCGACGCCTTGGGCCGGATCTTATTGCTCGAGCAAGGCAGCTGTTATCGCCATGTCGAACAGTTTGCGGCTCGAGCTGCGGCCGTTTGGGATCGACGTGGTTCTCGTCCTCCCGGGATCTGTTAGGTCTAATCTCGGGAGGGCGAATTTGGAGAGATTGGGGAACCAAGATTGGAAGCTTTACAAGGAGTTTAAGGATGCTATTGCGGAGAGAGCGAGAGCTTCTCAAGGAGAGAAGGCAACGGATGGAAGAGTTTTTGCAAGGCATGTTGTGAACAAAGTTTTGAGGACTAGACCACCAAAACAAATTGCTTTTGGTCACATGACTGGCTTGTTTGCTTTGCTTTCTTGGTCTCCCATTTGGGTTAGAGATATGTTTTTTTCTACTCGTTTTGGCCTAAACAGAAAGCTATA